A window of Gadus chalcogrammus isolate NIFS_2021 chromosome 16, NIFS_Gcha_1.0, whole genome shotgun sequence contains these coding sequences:
- the LOC130406704 gene encoding trace amine-associated receptor 1-like: MEPEFCYGNGSCVRTVYPVAARVTLYLVLGSAVVFTVLGNLFVIVAISHFKQLHTPTNYLTLSLAITDLLLGVMVMFPGMIRSVESCWFFGEMFCRLFISSDVLLSTASILNLSFISIDRYYAVCQPLLYPRKITIHTAVVMILVTWCVSAVVGFGMIFLKLNIWGIEEFYYNKVACEGGCFLFTTGVASTLSAIISFYIPGVIMLAIYLKIYMVAQRQAHITGLQNTSSSKVDKHQRKATKTLAFVMGVFLSLWTPFFLCYIIDPYIGYSVPPALFDTLVWLGYLNSTINPLVYAFFYSWFRKAFQMIVSGRIFRSDMSDTKLFSE, from the coding sequence ATGGAGCCGGAGTTCTGCTACGGGAATGGCTCTTGTGTGAGGACGGTCTACCCTGTTGCTGCCCGCGTCACACTCTACTTGGTCCTGGGGTCTGCGGTGGTCTTCACAGTGCTGGGGAACCTCTTTGTGATCGTGGCCATTTCTCACTTCAAACAACTCCACACGCCAACCAACTACCTGACCCTCTCCCTGGCCATAACCGACCTCCTCCTGGGGGTGATGGTCATGTTCCCCGGAATGATTCGCTCCGTTGAGAGCTGTTGGTTCTTCGGGGAGATGTTCTGCAGGCTATTCATCAGCTCAGACGTGTTGCTGTCCACCGCGTCCATCTTGAACCTGTCCTTTATATCCATAGACCGCTATTATGCCGTGTGCCAGCCTCTGCTCTACCCCCGTAAGATAACGATTCACACGGCAGTCGTCATGATCctggtcacatggtgtgtctctGCTGTGGTCGGCTTTGGAATGATCTTCCTAAAGCTGAATATTTGGGGAATAGAGGAGTTCTACTATAACAAAGTGGCGTGTGAGGGAGGGTGCTTTTTGTTTACGACTGGGGTGGCCAGCACACTCTCTGCCATTATCTCTTTCTACATCCCCGGGGTCATCATGCTGGCCATCTACCTGAAGATCTACATGGTTGCCCAGAGACAAGCACACATCACAGGCCTACAGAACACCAGCTCCTCCAAGGTGGACAAACACCAGAGAAAAGCCACCAAAACGCTGGCCTTCGTCATGGgagtgtttctgtctctctggacGCCGTTTTTCCTCTGTTACATCATTGACCCCTACATCGGCTACTCTGTTCCACCGGCCTTGTTCGACACTCTCGTGTGGCTGGGGTATCTCAATTCCACCATCAACCCATTGGTGTACGCCTTCTTCTACAGTTGGTTCAGGAAGGCGTTTCAAATGATTGTTTCTGGTCGCATCTTTCGGTCGGACATGTCAGACACAAAACTTTTCTCAGAGTGA
- the LOC130405673 gene encoding trace amine-associated receptor 1-like: protein MEPDFCYGNGSCVRTVYPVAIRATLYLVLGSGVVLTVLGNLFVIVAIAHFKQLHTPPNYLTLSLAVTDLLLGVLVMLPIMIQTIESCWFFGEMCCKLYNSSVVLLCTASILNLSFISIDRYYAVCHPLLYPRKITVHTAVIMILVTWCASAVVGFGMIFLKLNILGIEEFYYNNVACEGGCFLFQSGVSSTVSSILSFYIPGVIMLGIYLKIFIVAQRQVRTIGLQNTSSSKMDKHQRKAIKTLAFIMGVFLSFWTPFFIINIINPHIGYSVPSALFDTLGWLGYLNSAVNPLVYAFFYSWFRKAFKMIISGSIFRSDMSDKKLFAE from the coding sequence ATGGAGCCGGATTTCTGCTACGGGAATGGCTCATGTGTGAGGACGGTCTACCCTGTCGCCATTCGTGCCACCCTCTATTTGGTCCTGGGGTCTGGTGTGGTCCTCACGGTGCTAGGTAACCTCTTTGTGATCGTGGCCATCGCTCACTTCAAGCAACTCCACACGCCTCCCAACTACCTGACCCTCTCCCTGGCAGTTACCGACCTTCTCCTGGGGGTTCTGGTCATGCTCCCCATCATGATTCAAACCATCGAGAGCTGCTGGTTCTTCGGGGAGATGTGTTGCAAGCTCTACAACAGCTCTGTTGTCTTGCTGTGCACTGCGTCCATCTTGAACCTGTCCTTTATATCCATCGACCGGTATTATGCCGTGTGCCACCCTCTGCTCTACCCCCGTAAGATAACGGTTCACACAGCCGTCATCATGATCCTGGTCACATGGTGTGCCTCGGCTGTTGTCGGCTTTGGGATGATCTTCCTAAAGCTGAATATATTAGGAATTGAGGAGTTCTACTATAATAACGTGGCGTGTGAAGGAGGATGCTTTTTGTTTCAGAGTGGGGTGTCCAGCACCGTCTCGTCTATTCTCTCCTTCTACATCCCCGGGGTCATCATGCTGGGCATCTATCTGAAAATATTCATAGTGGCCCAGAGACAAGTGCGCACAATAGGCCTACAGAACACCAGCTCCTCCAAGATGGACAAGCACCAGAGGAAAGCCATCAAAACGCTGGCCTTCATCATGGGCGTTTTTCTGTCATTCTGGACTCCGTTCTTCATCATTAACATCATAAATCCTCACATCGGCTACTCCGTACCGTCTGCCTTGTTCGACACACTCGGGTGGCTGGGGTATCTCAATTCCGCTGTCAACCCGTTGGTGTACGCCTTCTTTTACAGTTGGTTCAGGAAGGCATTTAAAATGATAATATCCGGGAGCATCTTTCGGTCTGACATGTCGGACAAAAAACTGTTTGCTGAGTGA
- the LOC130406166 gene encoding trace amine-associated receptor 1-like, translating into MEPEFCYGNGSCVRTVYTVAVRVTLYLVLGSAVVLTVLGNLFVIVAISHFKQLHTPTNYLTLSLAVTDLLLGVLVMFPGMIRAVETCWYFGEMFCRLFLSYDILLCTASIMNLSFISIDRYYAVCHPMLYPRKITVHTAVIMILVTWCVSAVVGFGMIFLKLNILGMEELYYNNLACEGGCTLFTTVVASTVSAIISFYLPGVIMLAIYLKIYMVAQRQVRTTGIQNTSSSKVDKHQRKATKTLAIIMGVFLSLWTPFFLCYIIDPYIGYSIPPTLFDILSWLGYLNSTINPLVYAFFYSWFRKAFQIIVSGRIFRSDMSDTKLFVE; encoded by the coding sequence ATGGAGCCAGAGTTCTGCTACGGAAACGGCTCATGTGTGAGGACGGTCTACACTGTTGCTGTCCGTGTCACACTGTACTTGGTCTTGGGGTCTGCGGTGGTCCTCACAGTGCTGGGAAACCTCTTTGTGATCGTGGCCATTTCTCACTTTAAGCAACTCCACACGCCCACCAActacctcaccctctccctggcCGTAACCGACCTCCTCCTGGGGGTTCTGGTCATGTTCCCCGGTATGATTCGTGCCGTTGAGACCTGCTGGTACTTTGGGGAGATGTTCTGCAGGCTCTTCCTTAGCTATGACATCTTGCTGTGCACCGCGTCCATCATGAACCTGTCCTTTATATCCATCGACCGCTATTATGCCGTGTGCCACCCTATGCTCTACCCCCGTAAGATAACGGTTCACACCGCAGTCATCATGATCctggtcacatggtgtgtctcgGCTGTGGTTGGCTTCGGTATGATCTTCCTCAAGCTAAATATTTTGGGAATGGAGGAGTTGTACTATAACAACTTGGCTTGTGAAGGAGGGTGCACTTTGTTTACGACTGTTGTCGCCAGCACTGTCTCGGCGATCATCTCTTTCTACCTCCCCGGGGTCATCATGCTGGCCATCTACCTGAAGATCTACATGGTTGCCCAGAGACAAGTGCGCACCACAGGCATACAGAACACCAGCTCCTCCAAGGTGGACAAGCACCAGAGGAAAGCCACCAAAACACTGGCCATCATCATGGGCGTGTTTCTGTCACTCTGGACACCGTTTTTCCTCTGTTACATCATCGACCCCTACATCGGCTACTCCATTCCACCAACCTTGTTCGACATACTCTCCTGGCTGGGGTATCTGAATTCAACCATCAACCCATTGGTTTACGCCTTCTTCTACAGTTGGTTCAGGAAGGCTTTTCAAATCATCGTTTCTGGTCGCATCTTTCGGTCTGACATGTCGGACACAAAACTATTTGTAGAGTGA
- the LOC130406097 gene encoding trace amine-associated receptor 1-like, whose product MEPEFCYGNGSCVRMVYPVAVRVTLYLVLGSAVVLTVLGNLFVIVAISHFKQLHTPTNYLTLSLAVTDLLLGVLVMFPGMIRSVETCWYFGEMFCRLFLSYDILLCTASIMNLSFISIDRYYAVCHPMLYPRKITVHTAVIMILVTWCVSAVVGFGMIFLELNILGMEELYYNNLACEGGCALFTTVVASTVSAIISFYLPGFIMLAIYLKIYMVAQRQVRTIGLQNTSSSKVDKHQRKATKTLAFIMGVFLIFWTPFFLCYIIDPYIGYSFQPALFDTLLWLGYLNSTVNPLVYAFFYSWFRKAFQILVSGRIFRSDMSGTKLFGE is encoded by the coding sequence ATGGAGCCAGAGTTCTGCTACGGGAATGGCTCGTGTGTGAGGATGGTCTACCCCGTTGCTGTCCGCGTCACACTCTACTTGGTCTTGGGGTCTGCGGTGGTCCTCACGGTGCTGGGAAACCTCTTTGTGATCGTGGCCATTTCTCACTTTAAGCAACTCCACACGCCCACCAActacctcaccctctccctggcTGTAACCGACCTCCTCCTGGGGGTTCTGGTCATGTTCCCCGGTATGATTCGGTCCGTGGAGACCTGCTGGTACTTTGGGGAGATGTTCTGCAGGCTCTTCCTTAGCTATGACATCTTGCTGTGCACCGCGTCCATCATGAACCTGTCCTTTATATCCATCGACCGCTATTATGCCGTGTGCCACCCTATGCTCTACCCCCGTAAGATAACGGTTCACACGGCAGTCATCATGATCctggtcacatggtgtgtctcgGCTGTGGTTGGCTTCGGTATGATCTTCCTCGAGCTAAATATTTTGGGAATGGAGGAGTTGTACTATAACAACTTGGCGTGTGAAGGAGGGTGCGCTTTGTTTACGACTGTTGTCGCCAGCACTGTCTCGGCGATCATCTCTTTCTACCTCCCCGGGTTCATCATGCTGGCAATCTACCTGAAGATCTACATGGTTGCCCAGAGACAAGTGCGCACCATAGGCCTACAGAACACCAGCTCCTCCAAGGTGGACAAGCACCAAAGGAAAGCCACCAAAACACTGGCCTTCATCATGGGCGTGTTTCTGATCTTCTGGACGCCATTTTTCCTCTGTTACATCATCGACCCCTACATCGGCTACTCCTTTCAGCCCGCCTTGTTCGATACACTCTTGTGGCTGGGGTATCTTAATTCCACTGTCAACCCATTGGTGTATGCCTTCTTCTACAGTTGGTTCAGGAAGGCTTTTCAAATCCTCGTTTCTGGTCGCATCTTTCGGTCTGACATGTCGGGCACAAAACTATTTGGAGAGTGA
- the LOC130405674 gene encoding trace amine-associated receptor 1-like, whose product MEPEFCYGNGSCVRTVYPVAVRAILYLGLGSAVVLTVLGNLFVIVAIAHFKQLHTPTNYLTLSLAVSDLLLGVLIMLPGMIRAVETCWFFGEMFYRYYAVCHPMLYPLKITVHTAVVMILVTWCVSAVVGFGMVFLELNILGMEELYYNNLVCEGGCILFLTVVTSTVSSIISFYLPGVIMLAIYLKIYMVAQRQVRTTGLQKISSSKVDKHQRKATKTLAIIMGVFLSFWTPFFLCNIIDPFISYSIPPTLFDILSWLGYLNSTINPLVYAFFYSWFRKAFQIIVSGRIFWSDMSDTKLFAE is encoded by the exons ATGGAGCCAGAGTTCTGCTACGGGAATGGCTCGTGTGTGAGGACGGTCTACCCCGTCGCTGTCCGTGCCATCCTCTACTTGGGCCTTGGGTCTGCGGTGGTCCTCACAGTCCTGGGTAACCTTTTTGTGATCGTGGCCATCGCTCACTTCAAGCAACTCCACACGCCCACCAACTACCTGACCCTCTCTCTGGCCGTGTCCGACCTCCTGCTGGGGGTGCTGATCATGTTACCCGGCATGATTCGCGCTGTCGAAACATGCTGGTTCTTTGGGGAGATGTTCT ACCGCTATTATGCCGTGTGCCACCCTATGCTCTACCCCCTTAAGATAACGGTTCATACGGCAGTCGTCATGATCctggtcacatggtgtgtctctGCGGTGGTCGGCTTTGGGATGGTTTTCCTCGAGCTGAATATTTTGGGAATGGAGGAGTTGTACTATAACAACTTGGTGTGCGAAGGAGGgtgcattttgtttttaactgtAGTCACCAGCACCGTCTCATCCATTATCTCTTTCTACCTCCCCGGGGTCATAATGCTGGCCATCTACCTGAAGATCTACATGGTTGCCCAGAGACAAGTGCGCACCACAGGCCTTCAGAAGATCAGCTCCTCCAAGGTGGACAAGCACCAGAGGAAAGCCACCAAAACACTGGCCATCATCAtgggtgtgtttctgtcctTCTGGACGCCATTTTTCCTCTGTAACATCATCGACCCCTTCATCAGCTACTCCATTCCACCAACCTTGTTCGACATACTCTCCTGGCTGGGGTATCTGAATTCAACCATCAACCCGTTGGTGTACGCATTCTTCTACAGTTGGTTCAGGAAAGCGTTTCAAATTATTGTTTCTGGTCGAATCTTTTGGTCTGACATGTCGGACACAAAACTATTTGCAGAGTGA